CCTCCGCTGCGCCGACGCCCGGTGCTGCCGGTCCGGCCCCGATGGCCGCGCAGGCCGGTCCCGTTCCGGGCACGCAGCCGACCGTGGTGCCGCCGCTGCCGGCGCCGGTCACCGTGCGCTAAGCTCCGAGAGACAATTCAGTTCGTGAAGGGCGTGCCATTGGCACGCCCTTCATCGTTTCAGACGAGCCTGCGCGGCAACTCGCCGCCCTTGGTCCAGGCGTCGATCGCCTCGACCATCTGACCGTAATGGATGCGCAAGCCGTCCTCGGTGGCGTAGCCGAGATGCGGCGTCAGCACGAGATTGTCGAGCTTACGGAAAGGATGGTCGACCGGCAGCGGCTCGACCGCGAACACGTCCAGGCCGGCGCCCGCGATCCTGCGCTGCTGCAACGCCTCGAGCAGCGCCTGCTCGTCCACGATCGGCCCGCGCGCGGTGTTGACGAGAAACGCCGTCGGCTTCATCCGCGCGAGATCGGCAGCGCCGACGAGGCCGCGCGAGCGCTCGCTCAGCACCACATGGATGGTGACGATATCGGCCTTGGCGAACAGCTCCTCCTTGGAGGCGTAGCCGACGCCGGCCGCCGCACACTTCTCCGGCGTGAGGTTCGGGCTCCAGGCGATCACGTTCATGCCGAACGCCTTGGCGATCCCGGCCATCTTGCTGCCGAGCTTGCCGAGCCCGACGATCCCGAGCGTCATGCCCTCGATCTCGACGCCGGCAAAGCTCTGCCAGGGCTCGCGGGCATGCATGCGCGCGTTCTCGCGGCCGATGCCGCGGGTCAGCTCCAGGATCAGGCCCATGGTGAGCGGTGCGGTCGGGTCGCGGGAATATTGCGTGCCGCCGACGGCGACATTGCGCGCCTTCGCGGCTTCCATGTCGATCGCGGCGTTGCGCATGCCTGACGTGAGCAGCAGCTTCAGCTTCGGCAAGCTCTCGAACAGGCTCTTGGGGAATGCGGTGCGCTCGCGCATCGCGCAGATGATCTCGAAATCGGCCAGCGCGCTGGCCGCCGTCTGTTCGGAGGCGAAGGGATGGCTGAACACGGTGACGTCGAGGCGGTCGGACAATTTCTGCCAGTCGGCGACGTCGAGCGCGAGGTTGAAATAGTCGTCGAGAATTGCACAGCGCAGCCGGCTCATCAGCGTTCATCCAGGGCCAGAGGTGATGGCGAGAGGTGAGGGCGCAAGGCGAGCGCCACCGTCGGAACCAGGCCATGGTTGCGCGCAATCGGACGGCGCGCAAGCCGCCCGCGTCTTCAAAAATCCGACAGGAGAGAGGCGCTTAGAGGTCGCGGGGCTTCAGGCGGAACGGAGCATCCATGCCGTGCTTGGCACGCCAGGCGGGGCCGGGGCCGCGCATGTAGTGCAGTTCGGGCCGGTAGGGGTTGAAGGCGGTGGCGAAGAAGCGCTTCCAGAAGCCCTTGATCTCCGAGGCGAAGTCGGAGACGTGGCCGGCTTCTGCCGGAACAGGAAGAGAATGGGTCTCGATCAGAGCCATGATGCGGCCTCGCTGTGCTCCCGTTCGTTCTGGGCGGGCGGCGCTGTTTCCGCGCGAAACCGAGCTTTCGGCCTGATTTATTAAAAGATGGTTTCAATTGTCCGGATCGGTGTCCGGATGGTGTCCATTCCGTATTCGTCCGTGGTGAACGGACGGAAAACGTTGCCCTTTAGGGACGGGATCGCTACATCGGCGGCGAAGCAAATTTCCTCAAATCGAAGGTTTTCGGGACCGATGGCGCGCCAGTTCATCTATTTCATGCAGGGCCTGACCAAGAGCTACCCGACCCGGAAGGTGCTCGATAACATCCATCTGAGCTTCTACCCGGACGCCAAGATCGGCGTGCTCGGCGTCAATGGCTCGGGCAAGTCGACGCTGCTCAAGATCATGGCCGGCCTCGACAAGGAGTATAACGGCGAGGCCTGGGTCGCCCAGGGCGCCCGCGTCGGCTACCTCGAGCAGGAGCCGCAGCTCGACGCCAAGCTTTCGGTGCGCGAGAACGTCATGCTGGGCGTCGCCAAGCAGAAAGCCATCCTCGATCGCTACAACGAGCTGGCGATGAACTATTCCGAGGAAACCGCCGACGAGATGACCAAGCTGCAGGACGAGATCGAGGCCCAGGGCCTCTGGGATCTCGACAGCAAGGTCGACCAGGCCATGGACGCGTTGCGCTGCCCGCCCGACGACGCCGATGTGACCAAGCTCTCCGGCGGTGAACGCCGCCGCGTCGCGCTGTGCAAGCTGCTGCTCGACCAGCCCGATCTGCTGCTGCTGGACGAGCCGACCAACCATCTCGACGCCGAATCCGTGTCGTGGCTCGAAAGCCATCTGCGCAGCTATCCCGGCGCGATCCTGATCGTCACCCACGATCGCTACTTCCTCGACAACGTCACGAGCTGGATCCTCGAGCTCGATCGCGGCAAGGGCATTCCCTACGAGGGCAATTACTCGTCCTGGCTGGTTCAGAAGCAGAAGCGGC
The nucleotide sequence above comes from Bradyrhizobium sp. NDS-1. Encoded proteins:
- a CDS encoding D-2-hydroxyacid dehydrogenase family protein → MSRLRCAILDDYFNLALDVADWQKLSDRLDVTVFSHPFASEQTAASALADFEIICAMRERTAFPKSLFESLPKLKLLLTSGMRNAAIDMEAAKARNVAVGGTQYSRDPTAPLTMGLILELTRGIGRENARMHAREPWQSFAGVEIEGMTLGIVGLGKLGSKMAGIAKAFGMNVIAWSPNLTPEKCAAAGVGYASKEELFAKADIVTIHVVLSERSRGLVGAADLARMKPTAFLVNTARGPIVDEQALLEALQQRRIAGAGLDVFAVEPLPVDHPFRKLDNLVLTPHLGYATEDGLRIHYGQMVEAIDAWTKGGELPRRLV